One genomic segment of Chitinophaga sancti includes these proteins:
- a CDS encoding ribonucleoside-diphosphate reductase subunit alpha has product MMTLFETASPETAVTNEQDSNRLWWKNEESEQILNRGYLLKGETVEGAIERICSAAAQRLYKPELKDVFKEMIERGWMSLSSPIWANMGTERGLPISCFNVHIPDNIEGITHKLGEVIMQTKLGGGTSAYFGSLRERGSAVTDNGKSSGAVSFMRLFDTAMDTISQGGVRRGAFAAYMDIDHGDIEEFLSIKDIGHPIQNLFNGVCVPDYWMKDMIDGDMEKRQIWAKVLESRQQKGLPYIFFTDNVNRNKPQVYKDQNLTIHASNLCSEIMLPSTEDESFICCLSSMNLELYDEWKDTNAVKLAVFFLDAVLQEFIVKTEGNHFLEPANRFAKRHRALGLGVLGWHSYLQKNMIPFEGLRAKQLTSSIFKDIQTKAEKASKELAWIYGEPELLKGYGKRNTTLLAIAPTTSSSAILGQTSPGIEPFSSNYFKAGLSKGNFMRKNKYLKALLAERGIDNEETWRSIMMNHGSVQHLEQLTAEEKEVFKTFKEISQLEIIQQASIRQQYVDQSQSLNLNIPSNLPVKEVNRLLIQAWELGVKTLYYQRSQSVSKELVTNLVTCKSCEG; this is encoded by the coding sequence ATGATGACTTTATTTGAAACAGCCTCCCCCGAAACTGCTGTAACCAATGAGCAGGATAGCAACCGTCTGTGGTGGAAAAATGAAGAGAGTGAACAGATCCTGAACAGAGGCTACTTACTGAAAGGTGAAACCGTAGAAGGTGCCATCGAAAGAATTTGTTCAGCTGCAGCACAACGCCTGTACAAACCAGAGCTGAAAGATGTATTCAAAGAAATGATCGAAAGGGGTTGGATGAGCTTAAGCTCCCCGATCTGGGCTAATATGGGAACAGAAAGAGGCCTGCCTATTTCCTGTTTCAACGTACACATTCCTGACAATATTGAAGGTATCACCCACAAACTGGGTGAAGTGATCATGCAGACCAAACTGGGTGGCGGTACTTCTGCTTACTTCGGTTCCCTGCGTGAGCGTGGTAGTGCGGTCACTGACAATGGTAAATCCAGTGGTGCTGTAAGCTTTATGCGCCTGTTTGACACTGCGATGGATACCATCAGCCAGGGTGGTGTAAGACGGGGTGCATTTGCTGCCTATATGGACATCGATCATGGTGACATCGAAGAATTCCTCTCTATCAAAGATATCGGACATCCCATCCAGAACCTGTTCAATGGTGTTTGTGTGCCTGACTACTGGATGAAAGACATGATCGATGGCGATATGGAGAAAAGGCAGATCTGGGCGAAAGTCCTGGAAAGCCGTCAGCAGAAAGGTCTGCCATACATTTTCTTCACGGACAATGTAAACAGGAACAAACCTCAGGTGTACAAAGACCAGAACCTGACCATCCACGCGAGCAACCTGTGTTCCGAAATCATGCTGCCTTCTACAGAAGATGAATCCTTCATCTGTTGTCTGTCTTCCATGAACCTGGAACTGTACGACGAATGGAAAGATACCAACGCTGTGAAACTGGCGGTATTCTTCCTCGATGCAGTATTGCAGGAGTTCATCGTAAAGACCGAAGGTAACCACTTCCTGGAGCCTGCTAACCGTTTTGCAAAAAGACACCGTGCACTGGGTCTTGGCGTATTGGGTTGGCACTCTTACCTGCAGAAGAACATGATTCCATTCGAAGGTTTACGTGCTAAACAACTGACATCTTCTATCTTCAAAGATATCCAGACCAAAGCAGAGAAAGCAAGTAAAGAACTGGCATGGATCTATGGTGAACCAGAATTGCTGAAAGGTTATGGCAAGAGAAATACCACACTGCTGGCGATTGCTCCAACCACTTCTTCCAGCGCCATCCTGGGTCAGACATCTCCTGGCATCGAGCCATTCAGCAGCAACTATTTCAAAGCAGGTCTGTCAAAAGGTAACTTCATGCGTAAAAATAAATACCTGAAAGCTTTACTGGCCGAAAGAGGTATTGACAATGAAGAAACATGGCGTAGTATCATGATGAACCATGGTAGCGTACAGCACCTGGAACAACTGACCGCTGAAGAAAAAGAAGTTTTCAAAACATTCAAGGAAATCAGTCAGCTGGAAATTATTCAGCAGGCATCTATCCGTCAGCAATATGTGGATCAGTCTCAAAGTCTGAACCTGAATATACCTTCCAATCTGCCTGTAAAAGAGGTGAACAGGTTACTGATACAAGCGTGGGAACTGGGTGTGAAAACACTCTATTATCAACGCAGCCAGAGCGTTTCCAAAGAGTTGGTAACGAACCTGGTGACTTGTAAGAGTTGTGAAGGATAA
- a CDS encoding LysR family transcriptional regulator produces MEHRQLKYFLKAQELLSFTEAAQQLHISQSTLSQQIKQLEMELNTPLFNRIGRQITLTEAGTLFTDYAKQAVKKAEDGLQMIRDLNNLQVGTVTVGVAYSLKNFFTKALIQFAATFPQINLKVVYDSSLGLFDRLDQFELDFSLAFHEGIDVPHFAYQELFSSPMVVVANKQSKIAKKKILSLQEICQLPLVIATRGYSSSHIISKTFTRYGLDPKFSIEVNDIPTVLDLVKTGKWYSIVVQTSVIDEDLVTIPIDEKTLVRNTNIISLKEAYETRAIKEFKKILIGLKHED; encoded by the coding sequence ATGGAACATAGACAGCTTAAATATTTTCTGAAAGCACAGGAGCTTCTTAGCTTTACTGAAGCAGCACAACAGCTGCACATCAGTCAGAGCACCCTGTCGCAACAGATCAAACAACTGGAAATGGAACTGAATACCCCGCTCTTCAACCGTATCGGCAGACAGATCACGTTGACGGAAGCGGGCACCCTGTTTACAGATTACGCCAAGCAGGCAGTGAAAAAAGCGGAAGACGGGCTGCAAATGATCAGGGACCTGAATAACCTGCAGGTCGGTACGGTCACGGTAGGTGTGGCGTATAGTCTGAAGAACTTTTTCACAAAAGCACTCATACAGTTTGCCGCTACCTTCCCTCAGATCAACCTGAAGGTAGTATACGACTCTTCACTGGGATTGTTCGACCGGTTAGACCAGTTCGAACTGGATTTCAGCCTCGCCTTTCACGAAGGGATAGATGTACCCCATTTTGCTTACCAGGAGTTGTTTAGCAGCCCTATGGTCGTGGTGGCCAACAAACAATCAAAGATTGCGAAAAAGAAGATCCTTTCCCTGCAGGAGATCTGCCAGCTACCCCTGGTCATAGCGACAAGGGGATACAGCAGTAGTCATATTATCAGTAAGACTTTTACCAGGTATGGTCTGGACCCGAAATTTTCCATTGAAGTCAATGATATTCCCACTGTATTAGACCTCGTCAAAACAGGTAAGTGGTACAGCATCGTCGTACAAACGAGTGTGATAGACGAGGACCTGGTGACGATCCCGATTGATGAAAAAACACTGGTGCGCAATACAAATATTATCTCACTGAAGGAAGCCTATGAAACCAGGGCTATAAAAGAATTCAAAAAAATCCTGATCGGTCTTAAGCATGAGGATTAG
- a CDS encoding GNAT family N-acetyltransferase, producing MNYNFRKASLEEQSAIWDILAQAIQRRKEDGSRQWQDGYPNPAVVKEDIEKGHGYVLTEGDEILGYVAILVNDEPAYAAIEGKWLTDGDFVVYHRVAISEKHLGKGLSKIMLKYIDEWALQQGITSVRADTNFDNPKMMGAFEKSGYVYCGEVFFRGSARKAYEKVLTNPHA from the coding sequence ATGAACTACAACTTCAGAAAAGCTAGCCTGGAAGAACAATCGGCCATCTGGGACATCCTGGCGCAGGCCATTCAACGAAGAAAAGAAGATGGCAGCAGGCAATGGCAGGATGGCTATCCGAATCCGGCTGTAGTAAAAGAAGACATCGAAAAGGGGCATGGCTATGTGTTGACTGAAGGCGATGAAATTCTTGGCTATGTAGCCATTCTTGTCAACGACGAACCGGCTTATGCTGCCATAGAAGGCAAATGGCTCACTGATGGCGATTTCGTGGTATACCATCGTGTAGCAATCTCTGAAAAACACCTGGGAAAAGGGCTGTCCAAAATCATGCTCAAATACATAGATGAATGGGCCTTGCAGCAGGGCATTACCAGCGTAAGGGCAGATACGAACTTCGACAACCCAAAGATGATGGGCGCTTTCGAAAAAAGCGGATATGTATATTGCGGCGAAGTATTTTTCAGGGGTTCAGCCCGCAAAGCATATGAGAAAGTATTAACTAATCCTCATGCTTAA
- a CDS encoding MFS transporter, whose amino-acid sequence MEQLIENSKPSYTVLLLSGLSQILLWGGSYFLLSVLSGPIMQETGWSYQQVYGCLSLSLLISGLLLPAIGKMIQQYDQNFILHYTGIIMGIGLIIIGYAQSYLLFVLGWIVIGVGMGMGLYDALFASLGKLYGSKAKKVIVWVTLIASLAPSISWPFTSFLLHELGWRHTCFTLAGILMLGIYPIHKYIFRPTIIKETITQRHSVSFRSRIFYLLLANFTIGAIITTGVVIHLIDILSAKKIEMSAILMIVAFLGPSQSAARTLELMIANRSAVEMAFISTFAMLLGIGLLFFHPSLATIGIIIFGVGNGMRSVLRGTLPLAIFGPEHYPLVIGRLARMPLIAQAAAPFIGGFMIQQFGTTIYLCSLCALLLINLVLIWNIRSYELQLQKS is encoded by the coding sequence ATGGAACAGCTTATCGAAAATTCAAAGCCATCCTATACCGTATTGTTACTATCAGGCTTGTCACAGATCCTTTTGTGGGGCGGGTCTTACTTTCTTTTATCCGTATTATCCGGACCGATAATGCAGGAAACGGGCTGGTCGTACCAGCAGGTATACGGGTGTTTATCTTTATCGCTGTTGATTTCGGGCTTGCTATTGCCGGCTATCGGGAAGATGATCCAGCAATACGATCAGAACTTCATCCTGCATTATACGGGGATTATAATGGGCATAGGGCTTATTATAATTGGTTATGCTCAAAGCTATTTGCTGTTTGTACTGGGTTGGATCGTGATTGGTGTAGGCATGGGCATGGGGCTGTACGATGCCCTCTTTGCTTCGCTGGGAAAGCTATATGGCAGCAAGGCGAAAAAGGTGATTGTATGGGTTACACTGATAGCCAGTCTGGCGCCTTCTATATCATGGCCCTTTACTTCGTTTTTACTCCATGAATTGGGCTGGCGGCATACCTGTTTCACACTTGCAGGGATCTTAATGTTGGGGATCTATCCTATTCATAAATACATATTCCGGCCCACCATCATAAAGGAAACGATCACCCAACGGCACAGTGTTTCTTTCCGTTCAAGGATCTTTTACCTCCTTCTTGCCAACTTTACCATCGGCGCTATTATTACCACCGGTGTAGTGATACACCTTATCGACATACTTAGCGCCAAAAAAATTGAGATGTCTGCTATATTGATGATCGTGGCCTTTCTCGGTCCCAGTCAATCCGCTGCCCGTACCCTGGAACTCATGATCGCCAACCGTAGCGCCGTCGAAATGGCGTTCATTTCTACCTTCGCTATGCTACTCGGTATCGGCCTCCTCTTCTTTCACCCCAGCCTTGCTACAATAGGAATAATTATCTTTGGGGTTGGAAACGGCATGCGATCTGTGCTGAGGGGCACTTTACCTTTAGCTATTTTTGGTCCTGAACATTACCCGCTGGTTATAGGCCGGCTGGCCCGTATGCCGCTCATCGCGCAGGCGGCAGCGCCTTTTATAGGTGGGTTTATGATCCAGCAATTCGGCACTACTATTTACCTGTGTTCACTGTGTGCACTATTATTAATCAATCTCGTATTAATCTGGAATATAAGATCATATGAACTACAACTTCAGAAAAGCTAG
- a CDS encoding serine hydrolase produces MKKAIFSLGVAMILTIPTYAQPFTQLFRQAIESGMFSGQAVILKDGAVFYGKQNGFSENSTKRPLTANTLYNTNYLTKQFTEEIIRQLISEGKLDELASVDHFVNIFPPETGKAITVAQLLTMRSGLGDYEHSPDYAKIRKTDFKLNDLLQIISWQPLLFNPGTGEAYSNSAYVVLGAVIEKITGQSYGDAVRTRIGAPLGMTSIAYTRAEKLAATNRAYGQIVHPDGTKTNVDDIENGHPDEGVYATLDDMLKFVEAKRKQLLPSHYSYPLTMHMTGRLPTWTSAIGYTEDGYSYVILCNMGESADRLAPRVISVMKDGTYQPFTPPTQLTLYKWITGNGMPYVEQNVRSLCEQEGRKFDADFLNANGDIFMQSKQTGFGIALFKLNVKLFPTSAIAYEYLGNAYTQIGDKVNAEINYKKVMELDPKNGRVKDILSVK; encoded by the coding sequence ATGAAAAAAGCCATATTTTCATTGGGGGTGGCTATGATACTGACTATTCCAACCTATGCACAACCCTTCACACAATTATTCCGGCAGGCGATAGAGTCGGGCATGTTCTCAGGACAGGCGGTGATTCTGAAAGATGGGGCTGTTTTTTACGGCAAGCAAAACGGCTTTTCTGAGAACTCTACCAAAAGACCATTGACTGCCAATACCCTGTACAATACAAATTATCTTACCAAGCAATTTACTGAAGAAATTATCCGGCAACTGATCAGCGAGGGAAAACTGGATGAACTGGCATCTGTAGACCATTTCGTAAACATTTTTCCGCCTGAGACGGGCAAGGCGATCACAGTCGCTCAATTGCTGACCATGCGATCCGGATTAGGTGATTATGAGCATAGTCCGGATTATGCGAAGATCAGGAAGACGGATTTTAAGCTCAACGACCTGTTGCAGATCATTTCCTGGCAACCGTTATTATTTAATCCGGGTACGGGCGAGGCTTATTCCAATTCCGCTTATGTGGTGCTGGGGGCGGTGATAGAAAAAATAACCGGACAGTCTTATGGCGATGCGGTGCGTACACGCATCGGGGCGCCACTGGGCATGACTTCGATCGCTTATACCAGGGCCGAGAAACTGGCGGCCACTAATCGTGCGTATGGCCAGATCGTGCATCCTGATGGGACCAAAACCAATGTGGACGATATTGAAAACGGGCATCCGGATGAGGGCGTGTATGCCACGCTGGATGATATGCTGAAATTTGTAGAGGCTAAGCGGAAACAGTTGCTTCCCTCCCATTATAGTTATCCCCTCACGATGCATATGACAGGCAGGTTGCCTACATGGACATCGGCGATCGGGTACACAGAAGATGGGTATAGTTATGTGATACTGTGTAATATGGGCGAGTCAGCTGATAGGTTGGCGCCACGGGTGATTTCAGTGATGAAGGACGGAACGTATCAACCATTTACACCGCCTACGCAGCTGACGCTGTACAAATGGATCACGGGGAATGGAATGCCTTATGTAGAGCAAAATGTGCGTTCACTTTGTGAACAGGAGGGCAGAAAATTTGATGCTGATTTTTTAAATGCCAATGGGGATATTTTTATGCAGAGCAAGCAAACGGGGTTTGGAATTGCGTTGTTTAAACTGAATGTAAAGCTATTTCCAACTTCGGCCATTGCATATGAATATTTAGGCAATGCGTATACGCAGATAGGTGATAAAGTGAATGCTGAGATCAATTATAAAAAAGTAATGGAGCTGGATCCGAAGAATGGACGAGTGAAGGATATTCTGAGTGTTAAATAG
- a CDS encoding FadR/GntR family transcriptional regulator — protein sequence MTKIHRKTLAEEVADRINDLIVNGTYQVGEKLPNETDMMASFGVGRSTIREAIKLLANIGILDVRHGVGSFVNEMVSSREPIDVRLSKADTKHIDEVRAWLEIKMAEKAAMNRTEADIRNMAEVLQRRDHFGKTGQIEQSIDEDLAFHSCMAHATCNPVLEDLYKATAKHVKRYLLDTMRDTSIMTLTQDLHVELLDAITRQDCEQAIACIKEILEY from the coding sequence ATGACTAAAATACATAGGAAAACACTTGCGGAAGAAGTTGCGGATCGCATCAACGACCTGATAGTCAATGGTACATATCAGGTAGGCGAAAAGCTGCCGAACGAAACGGATATGATGGCTTCTTTTGGGGTGGGTCGGTCGACAATCAGGGAAGCTATAAAGTTGCTTGCTAACATTGGCATACTCGATGTACGCCATGGTGTCGGTTCATTTGTAAATGAGATGGTGAGCTCCCGCGAGCCCATCGATGTTCGCCTGAGCAAGGCAGATACTAAACACATAGATGAAGTACGCGCCTGGCTGGAAATCAAGATGGCGGAGAAAGCGGCTATGAACCGTACGGAAGCGGATATCCGCAACATGGCGGAAGTGCTGCAGCGCAGGGATCACTTTGGCAAAACCGGGCAGATAGAGCAGAGTATTGATGAAGACCTGGCTTTTCATAGCTGTATGGCCCATGCCACCTGCAACCCCGTGCTGGAAGACCTGTACAAGGCGACAGCCAAACATGTAAAAAGATACCTGCTAGACACCATGAGAGATACTTCTATCATGACCTTGACACAGGATCTGCATGTAGAATTATTAGACGCTATTACCCGCCAGGATTGCGAACAGGCCATTGCCTGTATCAAAGAAATACTGGAATATTGA
- a CDS encoding ATP-binding cassette domain-containing protein has translation MMSESVVKVLNLNVRFKDKIVLDNLNWNIVRGQNWVLNGISGSGKTTLAQLIETPKGIDGNIEYNFDKNSPLPQQVLYVSNWYHFKNLEGDANFYYQQRYNRKQARETLTVLGDFKVFGKEKNLDLADADTIIDALGYRGLLDSQLIELSSGEHKKLQLIKALWLKPQLLILDQPYAGLDVASRKNLNTLLEEFAQVGSQYILITNDSGVPNNVHQYAQIIDGKLVSSSTNEHSSEILHELEPLPEFLTEKPVYHAAQVVKMVDMNIHYGEKQVLNNINWEVNAGEKWLLQGHNGSGKSTLLSLVCADHPQSYVDGLYLFGKQRGSGESIWDIKEKIGLISPELHWYFDPGATVFTSIASGFYDSIGLFKQLPYSQTVKVRELIAFLNLKDVQHELLNTLPLGKQRLALLARAIIKNPELLILDEPCQGLDNDQTQYFNKFVDRLCANGTTLIYVGHYESALPSCLEKRILLDNGHVVKIETIQ, from the coding sequence ATGATGTCAGAGTCCGTTGTTAAAGTTTTAAATCTGAATGTAAGGTTTAAAGACAAGATCGTATTAGATAATTTAAACTGGAATATAGTTCGTGGACAAAACTGGGTGCTGAACGGAATAAGCGGGAGCGGAAAAACCACCCTCGCCCAACTGATAGAAACACCTAAAGGTATCGACGGCAACATCGAATATAACTTTGATAAAAACAGCCCACTTCCTCAGCAGGTACTCTACGTTTCCAACTGGTACCACTTTAAGAACTTAGAAGGCGACGCGAATTTTTACTACCAACAGCGCTATAATCGTAAACAGGCGAGAGAAACCCTTACCGTACTTGGAGATTTTAAAGTCTTTGGAAAAGAAAAGAACCTCGATTTAGCCGATGCCGATACGATTATAGATGCACTCGGATATAGAGGACTGCTGGACTCTCAGCTGATAGAACTCTCCAGCGGGGAGCACAAAAAGCTGCAATTGATCAAGGCCCTCTGGCTCAAGCCACAACTGCTAATCCTGGACCAGCCTTACGCCGGTCTGGATGTAGCTTCAAGAAAGAATTTAAACACCCTCCTGGAAGAATTTGCCCAGGTGGGATCTCAATACATTCTGATCACCAACGACTCCGGCGTACCCAATAATGTGCATCAGTATGCGCAGATCATTGATGGTAAACTGGTATCCTCTTCTACCAATGAGCATTCCAGCGAGATATTGCACGAACTGGAACCACTGCCTGAATTCCTCACGGAAAAGCCAGTATATCATGCAGCACAGGTAGTGAAGATGGTCGATATGAATATTCACTATGGTGAAAAGCAGGTACTGAATAATATTAACTGGGAAGTGAACGCCGGTGAAAAGTGGTTATTGCAGGGACACAATGGTTCCGGTAAATCAACTTTACTCAGCCTGGTCTGTGCAGATCATCCACAGTCATATGTAGATGGCCTCTACCTCTTTGGTAAACAACGTGGAAGTGGTGAAAGTATCTGGGACATCAAGGAAAAGATCGGTTTAATCAGTCCGGAACTGCACTGGTATTTTGATCCCGGTGCAACAGTATTCACCAGTATAGCATCCGGTTTTTATGATTCTATCGGGTTGTTCAAACAGCTTCCTTACTCGCAGACTGTGAAGGTAAGAGAACTGATTGCGTTCCTGAACCTGAAGGATGTACAGCATGAACTGCTCAACACCCTGCCATTGGGCAAACAACGCCTGGCACTGCTGGCGAGAGCGATCATCAAGAATCCTGAATTGTTAATTCTGGATGAACCGTGTCAGGGACTGGACAATGACCAGACACAATACTTCAATAAGTTTGTCGACAGATTGTGCGCAAACGGGACAACATTAATTTATGTAGGCCATTACGAATCGGCCCTTCCATCCTGCCTGGAAAAAAGGATTTTACTGGATAATGGACATGTGGTAAAAATAGAAACGATTCAATAG
- the ilvC gene encoding ketol-acid reductoisomerase, with translation MANYFNSLPLREQLNQLGVCEFMDIAEFADGVAALKGKKVVIVGAGAQGLNQGLNLRDSGLDISYALRQEAIDNKRDSWKNATDNNFKVGTFEELIPGADVVVNLTPDKQHTAVVTKIMPLMKKNSTLLYSHGFNIVEEGMQIRKDITVIMVAPKCPGSEVRAEYLRGFGVPTLIAVHPENDPEGKGLEQAKAYCVGTGGHRAGVLRSSFVAEVKSDLMGEQTILCGLLQTGSILSFDKMLEKGIDPGYASKLVQYGVEVVTEALKHGGVSGMMDRLSNPAKIAAFKISEELKTIMRPLFQKHQDDIMSGEFSSTMMKDWANGDANLLKWRAETGETAFEKTPAGDMKIGEQEYFDNYTLMVAFIRAGVELAFETMVEAGIKAESAYYESLHETPLIANTIARKKLFEMNRVISDTAEYGCYLFDQACKPLLAGFMKTVDTDLVGKNFNEGKTGSVDNAELVHVNAILRDHPVEVVGRKLRKAMTAMKSIKTA, from the coding sequence ATGGCAAATTATTTTAATTCTTTACCCCTCAGGGAGCAACTGAACCAATTAGGTGTATGCGAGTTCATGGACATCGCTGAATTTGCTGACGGCGTAGCTGCCCTCAAGGGTAAGAAGGTAGTTATCGTTGGAGCAGGTGCTCAGGGTTTAAATCAGGGTCTGAACCTCAGAGATAGTGGTCTGGACATTTCCTACGCACTGCGTCAGGAAGCAATCGACAACAAGAGAGATTCCTGGAAAAATGCAACTGACAACAACTTCAAGGTTGGCACATTCGAAGAACTGATTCCAGGTGCAGATGTGGTAGTGAACCTCACTCCCGACAAGCAACACACTGCTGTGGTAACTAAGATAATGCCTTTGATGAAAAAGAATTCTACCCTGCTGTACTCTCACGGGTTCAACATTGTAGAAGAAGGTATGCAAATCCGTAAAGACATCACTGTTATAATGGTGGCACCTAAATGCCCGGGTTCTGAAGTAAGAGCAGAGTACCTGAGAGGCTTTGGTGTACCTACCCTGATCGCTGTTCACCCGGAGAACGATCCTGAAGGTAAAGGCCTGGAGCAGGCGAAAGCTTATTGCGTAGGTACAGGTGGCCACAGAGCTGGTGTACTGCGTTCCAGCTTTGTAGCTGAAGTAAAGTCTGACCTGATGGGTGAGCAAACCATCCTGTGTGGTCTGCTGCAAACCGGTTCTATCCTGTCTTTCGACAAAATGCTGGAGAAAGGTATCGATCCTGGTTACGCTTCCAAATTAGTTCAATACGGTGTAGAAGTAGTGACTGAAGCCCTGAAACACGGTGGTGTAAGTGGTATGATGGACCGTTTGAGCAACCCTGCGAAAATAGCTGCTTTCAAAATTTCTGAAGAACTGAAGACCATCATGCGTCCGCTGTTCCAGAAACACCAGGATGACATCATGAGCGGTGAATTCAGCAGCACAATGATGAAAGACTGGGCGAATGGTGATGCGAACCTGCTGAAATGGAGAGCTGAAACCGGTGAAACCGCTTTCGAAAAGACACCTGCCGGCGACATGAAGATCGGCGAACAGGAATACTTTGACAACTACACCCTGATGGTAGCATTCATCAGAGCAGGTGTGGAACTGGCTTTCGAAACAATGGTAGAAGCTGGTATCAAAGCTGAATCTGCATACTACGAGTCTCTGCACGAAACACCACTGATTGCAAATACTATTGCACGTAAGAAACTGTTCGAAATGAACCGTGTGATTTCTGACACTGCTGAATATGGCTGCTACCTGTTTGATCAGGCTTGTAAACCATTGCTGGCTGGTTTCATGAAGACTGTTGATACTGACCTGGTGGGTAAAAACTTCAACGAAGGTAAAACCGGTTCCGTTGATAACGCTGAACTGGTACACGTCAACGCAATCCTGCGCGACCATCCGGTGGAAGTAGTAGGAAGAAAACTGCGTAAAGCGATGACAGCTATGAAGTCTATTAAGACTGCCTAA
- a CDS encoding sensor histidine kinase: MKNTFHAILIVVIILLTIFVPYPPKHFLTITARELYYSVMLDNVMAAGGYFLNFYVFIPFLYYGKRAFYFLVLIAYAVCVIYVPAILNYLFSGVRFLDQLHFPVPQLVLLAAAFMLSYIARKRYEWKQLSEEKTAFELSALKQQMQPHFFFNTLNGIYGLSIQQSEKTPAYILKLANMMRYVLYESNADKVSLAKELDHISNYCQMQQLRLGLNNQVSLRITGEVGTKQIAPFILIPFIENSFKHGISSSRDTQMLIQIITTTDTLHFSATNTIVKTASNDGVGIKNVKRRLDLIYPDQYTLTISQQTHQFIVQLSVNL, from the coding sequence ATGAAAAATACCTTTCATGCAATACTGATAGTTGTCATCATACTCCTGACCATATTCGTACCATATCCGCCTAAGCATTTCCTGACCATCACTGCGCGGGAATTGTACTATTCCGTGATGCTGGACAATGTGATGGCGGCAGGCGGCTATTTCCTGAATTTTTATGTCTTTATTCCCTTTTTGTATTACGGGAAAAGGGCATTTTATTTCCTGGTATTGATCGCCTATGCAGTATGCGTGATTTATGTTCCGGCAATACTCAACTACCTTTTTTCAGGGGTTCGCTTTTTAGATCAGCTTCACTTTCCGGTACCTCAGTTAGTCTTGCTGGCAGCAGCTTTCATGTTATCGTACATCGCCCGCAAACGTTATGAATGGAAACAGTTGTCAGAAGAAAAGACGGCCTTTGAATTGTCCGCCCTGAAACAACAAATGCAGCCACATTTTTTCTTCAATACGCTGAATGGCATTTATGGGTTATCTATACAGCAATCAGAAAAAACACCTGCGTATATTCTGAAACTGGCAAACATGATGCGGTATGTATTATACGAAAGTAATGCAGACAAAGTATCGCTTGCCAAAGAACTGGACCATATCAGCAACTACTGCCAGATGCAACAGCTCAGGCTTGGTTTGAATAACCAGGTATCACTGCGCATCACCGGTGAGGTAGGCACAAAACAGATTGCACCATTTATCTTAATACCATTTATCGAGAATAGTTTCAAACATGGTATCTCTTCCAGCAGGGACACACAAATGCTGATACAAATAATCACAACCACAGATACACTTCATTTTTCTGCAACAAATACAATTGTAAAAACCGCTTCGAATGACGGTGTTGGTATCAAAAATGTAAAACGCAGACTGGATTTAATTTATCCCGATCAATACACGTTGACCATCAGCCAGCAAACGCATCAATTCATCGTTCAACTCAGTGTAAATTTATGA